A stretch of Patescibacteria group bacterium DNA encodes these proteins:
- the pheS gene encoding phenylalanine--tRNA ligase subunit alpha, with product MDIKELKIRAMEELTKAKTSVDLDNFQNKYLSRKGEVSNVLRSLKDLSIKQRKKIGPEANQLRQDLETAFKNKKNSIQGVIRSAGQSPFDITAPGKKIARGHLHPITHILRKIEEIFQSMGFKILEGFDIETEYYNFDALNIPKNHPARDAWDTFWLKTKPELLLRTHTSPMQVRFMEKNNPPFRIIVPGRCFRYEATDASHSHTFYQLEGLMVDRCINIANFKAVIEQFLKKLFGNDIEIRIKPSYFPFVEPGFEAEMKDASGKWMEIMGAGMVHPNVFKAASYVPGEWQGFAFGIGIDRIAMLKYKINDIRLLYSNDLKFLNQF from the coding sequence ATGGATATCAAAGAATTAAAAATCAGAGCAATGGAAGAATTAACCAAGGCGAAAACCTCGGTTGATTTGGATAATTTCCAGAATAAATATTTATCCAGAAAAGGAGAAGTTTCAAATGTTTTGAGGTCCCTGAAAGATTTAAGTATAAAACAAAGAAAAAAAATCGGCCCAGAAGCAAACCAATTAAGGCAAGATTTGGAAACAGCATTTAAAAACAAAAAAAATTCTATTCAAGGTGTAATCCGCTCCGCGGGACAAAGCCCGTTTGATATTACTGCGCCAGGCAAAAAAATAGCCCGTGGCCACTTGCATCCTATTACGCATATCTTAAGAAAGATTGAGGAAATTTTCCAGTCCATGGGATTCAAGATTTTGGAAGGATTTGATATTGAAACCGAATATTATAATTTTGACGCTTTAAATATACCCAAAAATCATCCTGCCCGGGATGCGTGGGACACATTTTGGCTGAAGACAAAACCCGAACTATTACTCAGAACTCATACTTCGCCCATGCAGGTAAGATTTATGGAGAAGAATAATCCGCCGTTCAGGATTATTGTGCCTGGCAGGTGTTTCCGCTACGAGGCAACAGATGCTTCGCATTCGCATACCTTTTATCAGTTGGAAGGATTAATGGTTGACCGTTGCATCAATATTGCTAATTTCAAAGCCGTGATTGAACAATTTTTGAAAAAATTATTCGGCAATGATATTGAAATAAGAATCAAGCCAAGTTATTTCCCGTTTGTTGAACCGGGTTTTGAAGCGGAGATGAAGGATGCTTCCGGCAAATGGATGGAAATAATGGGCGCAGGTATGGTGCATCCCAATGTTTTTAAGGCAGCCAGTTACGTGCCTGGAGAATGGCAGGGGTTTGCCTTTGGTATAGGCATAGACAGAATTGCGATGTTAAAATATAAAATCAATGACATTAGATTATTATATTCTAATGATTTGAAATTTCTTAATCAATTTTAA
- a CDS encoding type II toxin-antitoxin system HicA family toxin, with translation MPKFLNPRYIIKILEKRGFIYLSQKGSHKKYKKVIKQNALIVIVPMHSREIPIGTFKSILRQSNLQKEDFE, from the coding sequence ATGCCTAAATTTTTGAACCCTCGTTATATTATTAAGATCCTCGAAAAACGAGGATTTATTTATTTGTCGCAAAAAGGAAGCCATAAAAAATATAAAAAAGTTATTAAGCAAAACGCTTTAATTGTTATAGTACCAATGCATTCGAGGGAAATCCCAATCGGAACATTTAAGTCAATATTGAGACAATCAAATTTACAAAAAGAAGATTTTGAATAA
- a CDS encoding type II toxin-antitoxin system HicB family antitoxin, which translates to MKNRKFTNIVWKEGKYYVSQCLNIDVSSFGKTKKEALRNLEEALELYLEDISKLEIIKIEQPSINIQELKYA; encoded by the coding sequence ATGAAAAATAGAAAATTTACAAATATCGTATGGAAAGAAGGAAAATATTATGTTTCTCAATGTCTTAATATTGATGTTTCTAGTTTTGGAAAAACAAAAAAAGAGGCTTTAAGAAACCTTGAAGAAGCGCTAGAATTGTATTTGGAAGATATTTCTAAATTAGAAATAATAAAAATTGAACAACCCTCAATTAATATTCAAGAATTGAAATATGCCTAA
- a CDS encoding ribonuclease H-like domain-containing protein, which yields MGEKIFLDIETIPAHKEHHEVLRFINVKKEAQKKKFEDFESMLLKTSFDGAFGRILCIGYAINDNPIDILYEKDDEKKILEDFWELAKNADLFIGHNVMDFDLRFIYQRSIVNNVKPTKDLSFARYRNNPIFDTMREWSKWNISNENAGLEYIALAMGISSPKNNIDGSQVYDYYKKGKIKEILEYCKKDVETTRLVYKRMIFENDCH from the coding sequence ATGGGAGAAAAAATATTTTTAGATATTGAGACAATACCGGCTCATAAAGAACATCATGAGGTTTTAAGATTCATTAATGTCAAAAAAGAGGCTCAAAAAAAGAAATTTGAAGATTTTGAAAGTATGCTTTTAAAAACTTCTTTTGATGGCGCGTTTGGCAGGATTTTATGTATTGGTTATGCGATAAATGATAATCCAATTGATATTCTATACGAGAAAGACGATGAAAAGAAAATTCTTGAAGATTTTTGGGAATTGGCTAAAAATGCGGATTTGTTTATTGGGCATAATGTAATGGACTTCGATTTAAGATTTATTTATCAAAGGTCGATCGTAAACAATGTTAAACCAACGAAAGATTTAAGTTTTGCGAGATATAGAAATAATCCAATTTTTGACACGATGAGAGAATGGAGTAAATGGAATATTAGCAATGAAAATGCGGGGTTGGAATATATCGCATTGGCAATGGGCATTTCCAGCCCGAAAAATAATATAGACGGTTCGCAGGTTTATGATTATTATAAAAAAGGGAAAATTAAGGAAATCTTGGAATATTGCAAGAAAGATGTTGAAACCACCAGGTTGGTTTATAAGAGAATGATATTTGAGAATGATTGCCATTAG